A single region of the Pseudomonas mandelii genome encodes:
- a CDS encoding phosphoribosyl-ATP diphosphatase has protein sequence MSDTLTRLAEVLEERKGAAADSSYVASLYHKGLNKILEKVGEESVETIIAAKDAAISGDCSDVIYETADLWFHSMVMLAQLGQHPQAVLDELDRRFGLSGHAEKASRPSA, from the coding sequence ATGAGTGACACCCTGACCCGTCTGGCCGAGGTGCTGGAAGAGCGCAAAGGCGCTGCCGCTGACAGCTCGTATGTCGCCAGCCTGTACCACAAGGGCTTGAACAAGATTCTGGAAAAAGTCGGCGAAGAGTCGGTCGAAACCATCATTGCCGCCAAGGATGCCGCCATCAGCGGCGACTGCAGCGATGTGATCTACGAGACCGCCGACCTGTGGTTCCACAGCATGGTCATGCTCGCCCAACTGGGGCAGCATCCACAGGCTGTACTCGATGAACTGGACCGTCGTTTCGGTCTGTCCGGACACGCCGAGAAAGCCTCGCGCCCGTCCGCCTGA
- a CDS encoding twin-arginine translocase TatA/TatE family subunit — translation MGIFDWKHWIVILVVVVLVFGTKKLKNLGTDVGESIKGFKKAMNDDEKPADPTVTPAQPVPPVQPQTTQSVNQPHTIDVQAQKVEEPIRKDV, via the coding sequence ATGGGCATTTTTGACTGGAAACACTGGATCGTCATCCTGGTTGTTGTCGTGCTGGTGTTCGGCACCAAGAAACTGAAAAACCTCGGTACTGACGTGGGCGAGTCGATCAAGGGTTTCAAGAAAGCCATGAACGATGACGAGAAACCGGCCGATCCTACCGTGACTCCGGCGCAACCGGTTCCACCTGTTCAGCCACAGACCACGCAGTCCGTGAACCAGCCGCACACCATCGACGTGCAGGCGCAAAAAGTCGAAGAGCCGATCCGCAAAGACGTGTGA
- the tatB gene encoding Sec-independent protein translocase protein TatB, with amino-acid sequence MFGISFSELLLVGLVALLVLGPERLPGAARTAGLWVGRLKRSFNAIKQEVEREIGADEIRRQLHNEHILSLEQEARKIFTPTQQEATPVQPVEPIAEQTIHAPAAEPAPVVAVEAPAPVVATPPVEPATPAAAPVAPAPHDPTLAPRAP; translated from the coding sequence ATGTTTGGTATCAGCTTCTCTGAACTGCTGCTCGTCGGCCTCGTCGCCCTGCTAGTGCTGGGCCCCGAGCGCCTGCCGGGCGCTGCGCGCACCGCAGGCCTGTGGGTCGGTCGCCTGAAGCGCAGCTTCAACGCGATCAAACAGGAAGTTGAACGTGAAATCGGTGCCGACGAGATTCGTCGGCAACTGCACAACGAGCACATCCTGTCGCTGGAACAGGAGGCGCGGAAGATTTTCACGCCGACCCAGCAGGAGGCCACGCCCGTTCAGCCTGTTGAACCGATCGCGGAGCAAACGATTCATGCCCCCGCCGCCGAGCCAGCACCTGTCGTCGCCGTAGAAGCACCTGCACCCGTTGTTGCAACGCCACCGGTTGAACCTGCCACGCCTGCGGCTGCGCCTGTTGCGCCGGCCCCTCATGACCCAACACTGGCGCCGCGAGCCCCATGA
- the tatC gene encoding twin-arginine translocase subunit TatC translates to MSDLPENDQHMPLVSHLTELRTRLLRCVAAIFIIFAGLFAFTQQIYTFVSTPLRQYLPVGATMIATDVSSPFLTPLKLTMMVSLFLAIPVILHQIWGFIAPGLYKHEKRIAVPLLVSSIMLFYAGMAFAYYLVFPLIFKFFAAATPAGVEMMTDISSYLDFVMTLFFAFGVAFEIPVAVVLLVWIGVVDVKYLKKIRPYVIIGCFVVGMILTPPDIFSQTLLAVPMWLLFEIGILFGGLISKRGDHPDDQPDNQPADDHNDQPPATQP, encoded by the coding sequence ATGAGCGATCTTCCTGAAAACGACCAGCACATGCCGCTGGTTTCGCACCTCACCGAGTTGCGTACCCGCCTGCTGCGTTGCGTAGCGGCGATCTTCATCATCTTCGCCGGGTTGTTCGCCTTCACCCAGCAGATCTATACCTTCGTTTCGACGCCGCTGCGCCAGTATTTGCCCGTGGGCGCAACGATGATCGCCACCGACGTGTCGTCGCCGTTCCTGACGCCATTGAAGCTGACCATGATGGTCTCGCTGTTCCTGGCAATCCCGGTGATCCTGCATCAGATCTGGGGCTTCATCGCGCCGGGCCTGTACAAGCATGAGAAGCGCATCGCCGTGCCGTTGCTGGTGTCCAGCATCATGCTGTTCTACGCCGGCATGGCATTCGCCTATTACCTGGTGTTCCCGCTGATCTTCAAGTTCTTCGCCGCCGCCACCCCGGCCGGCGTGGAAATGATGACTGACATCAGCAGCTACCTCGACTTCGTCATGACGCTATTCTTTGCCTTCGGCGTGGCGTTCGAGATCCCGGTGGCTGTGGTGCTGCTGGTATGGATCGGCGTGGTCGACGTCAAATACCTGAAGAAAATCCGCCCTTACGTGATCATCGGCTGCTTCGTGGTCGGCATGATCCTGACACCACCGGACATCTTCTCGCAGACGCTGTTGGCTGTACCGATGTGGTTGTTGTTCGAGATCGGCATCCTGTTCGGCGGTCTGATCAGCAAGCGCGGCGATCATCCAGACGATCAGCCGGACAACCAGCCGGCAGACGATCACAACGACCAGCCGCCAGCGACCCAGCCGTGA
- a CDS encoding 16S rRNA (uracil(1498)-N(3))-methyltransferase: MNLLLLEEADFIAADRVILRDRRLTHMQEVHRCEVGDSMRVGRIGGLMGAAEVLRLDADEAELRVTLDQPPPTKLPLTLILALPRPKMLRRVFQTVAAMGVPRIILVNSYRVEKSFWQTPFLEPEAIREQLILGLEQARDSVLPEIVIEKRFKPFVEDRLPAISEGTLGLVGHPGNYPPCPRGLNEPVTLAIGPEGGWIPYEIDLLAKSGLQPVQLGERILRVETAVTALLARLF; this comes from the coding sequence GTGAACCTGCTGCTCCTCGAAGAGGCCGATTTCATTGCGGCCGACCGGGTGATCCTGCGTGATCGCCGGTTGACGCACATGCAGGAAGTCCACCGCTGTGAAGTGGGTGACAGCATGCGCGTCGGGCGTATCGGCGGCCTGATGGGTGCGGCCGAAGTGCTGCGCCTGGACGCTGATGAAGCAGAATTGCGCGTCACCCTTGACCAGCCGCCGCCGACCAAGCTGCCCCTGACACTGATATTGGCCCTGCCACGGCCGAAAATGCTGCGCAGGGTGTTTCAGACCGTGGCGGCCATGGGTGTGCCACGAATCATCCTGGTGAACAGCTATCGCGTCGAGAAGAGCTTCTGGCAGACGCCGTTTCTGGAACCTGAAGCGATTCGCGAGCAATTGATCCTCGGCCTGGAACAGGCCCGGGACAGCGTGCTGCCGGAAATCGTCATCGAGAAGCGCTTCAAGCCGTTCGTCGAAGATCGGCTGCCGGCCATTTCCGAAGGCACCCTAGGCCTGGTGGGTCACCCGGGCAATTACCCGCCCTGCCCTCGCGGCCTGAATGAACCGGTGACCCTGGCCATCGGCCCCGAAGGCGGCTGGATCCCTTACGAAATCGACCTGCTGGCCAAGTCTGGCCTGCAACCGGTACAACTTGGCGAGCGCATCCTGCGCGTCGAAACCGCCGTCACCGCCCTGCTCGCCCGCCTCTTTTAA